Proteins from a single region of Salvelinus fontinalis isolate EN_2023a chromosome 15, ASM2944872v1, whole genome shotgun sequence:
- the LOC129811982 gene encoding intersectin-2-like isoform X2, giving the protein MNGGRNVWAISPEERDKHDKQFDTLSPAMGFVSGEQARKFFLQSGLPSSVLAEIWALADMNKDGKMDRLEFSIAMKLIKLKLQGTPLPSSLPIIMKQPPVPAPASTGAMSSSRYGMGSMPNLSTMPGAVAMLTPIPMTSNFSTMTPNLSTMTPNLSPMTPVTGLTPMVPMATGMVPLVATSTMPLLPSLGSPALPNGTMGILQHLPPGHMGTATSLLDLGSSSSNSSSTTSLAGSSPKTAPSDWAVPQASRLKYRQQFNSLDKHMTGYLTGQQVRNAMATTLLTQTQLATIWTLADVDKDGKLRGEEFILAMHLVDMAKTAQPLPLTLPIELIPPSQRGAVNGTSLSLYAGITEELEAEPPQKTKSNLSFEDKFKANLERGNAELEKRRQALQDAQRREEERRQQKEREERERREREAREQEERRRKEEERRLERQRELERQKEEERLKEMERKEAAQRELERQRKEEWERRRRGELLSQKSQEQEDIGRLKTRKRNLEMELEAVGNKHRQISERLHDAQSKRTVQRSELERTNQRRDTSRLDINSLQRQLEEYQRKLSQLTPEQQRLSDKLRNMALNNLPVSTMSTLKRSASEKDGVCRKLKQQLDALENETAAKLADMDHYQNDIQYGDADDCLLHGLLSLVNCLSNLFYLLKDLRESQRKQQSALDKLRSIKEDKRRELERQRAQEEERKRREEEEAQRCIKLEKERLWQKKLQREEEERQMRLQEEREAKLREEEEKEVQARLLAAKEQAERERRAEERREQDRRLQEERRRLEEEERNMREEERRKQEEERKRKDEERREEERRQQEERRKQEEEDWRRREEERKRLEEEMAREKEEEEKRRQRAADAAIRDAEERKKVEEERRRQEEVDRKRREEDRKRVEEERKEEERRRRRQEEEEEERKLKEEAKRKLEEEKRRRQEEALRQPSAGKTNIHDKLSALLRGLEERKGGLQPQAMEHRKSAALTSFRALYPFTARNQDELSFEADELIEVDESTEREQGWLYGCRQGKMGWFPESYVERQAKPETPAAAVNNATTAATTTAVATTAVYAAVAKQAPRPQLSTPKHTGKPGGDPTMPTGQNSAFTPTHAPHHAPLDQIQVAGSLQAQALCSWTAKTESHLNFNKDDVIWVLEQQDSWWLGELNGVQGWFPKTYVTLLGDNEDTTNSINSPPDGSEATDAAQQEEYVALYTYESPEPGDLTFREGDVILVTQREGEWWSGGIGDRTGVFPSNYVKPKETDTSSNSGKSGQPGKKPEIAQVSTTYTATGTEQLSLAPGQLILILSKNPTGWWLGELQARGKKRQKGWFPASHVKMLGSNSGKSTPAPLPVCQVIAMYDYKAANEDEMSFSKGQLISVFDKNDPDWWKGEVNGVTGLFPTNYVKMTTADTDPSQQWCADLNSLDSMSPQERKRQGYIHELLQTEERYVEDLQIVMEVFHKPMSESGRLTEAEMAMIFVNWKELIACNTKLLKALRVRKKTGGDNMPVQVIGDILASELAHLQPYIRFCSCQLNGAALLQSRTDNQQDFKDFLKKIATDYRCKGMPLSSFLLKPMQRITRYPLHIKNILESTQEEHADRRPLREALERAEELCSQVNEGVREKENSDRLEWIQSHVQCDGVTENLVFNSLTNCLGPRKLLHSGKVYKVKSNKELWAFLFNDFLLLTHAAKQFSSSGPDKLFSTKNNTQLKMYKPPVFLNEVLVKLPDPSSEEPFFHISHIDRVYSLKTENINERTAWVQKIKAASEDFLETDKKKREKAYQARSLKASGIGRLLVTILEATELKSCKSNGKSNPYCEVTMGAQIYTSRTLSDTVNPKWNFNCQFNIRDLYQDVLCITIFERDQFSPDDFLGRTEVPVATIKKELENKGPATRRLLLHEVPTGEVWVRLDLQLFQNRASK; this is encoded by the exons gGCCCTGGCTGACATGAATAAGGATGGGAAGATGGACAGGTTGGAGTTCTCCATCGCTATGAAGCTCATTAAGCTCAAACTTCAGGGCACACCCCTTCCCTCATCTTTACCAATCATCATGAAGCAGCCGCCAGTGCCCGCCCCTGCCTCAACAGGCGCCATGTCCTCCTCACGCTATG gAATGGGCTCCATGCCAAACCTGTCGACGATGCCTGGAGCCGTCGCCATGCTCACCCCCATCCCCATGACATCTAACTTCTCAACCATGACCCCTAACCTCTCAACCATGACCCCTAACCTCTCACCCATGACCCCTGTGACTGGCCTCACTCCTATGGTCCCAATGGCAACAGGCATGGTCCCCCTGGTTGCCACGTCAACAATGCCCCTGCTGCCGTCCCTGGGCAGCCCCGCTCTCCCCAATGGCACTATGGGTATCCTACAGCACCTTCCACCAGGACACATGGGGACAG CTACGTCACTGCTGGACCTAGGCTCaagcag ctccaactcttcctccaccacctccctggCAGGTAGTTCTCCTAAGACGGCTCCCTCTGACTGGGCCGTGCCTCAGGCCTCGCGCCTGAAATACAGACAGCAGTTCAACAGCCTCGACAAACACATGACGGGATACCTCACAG GTCAGCAGGTGAGGAATGCCATGGCAACCACTCTGCTCACTCAGACGCAGCTGGCCACCATCTG gacCCTGGCCGATGTGGATAAGGATGGgaagctaagaggagaggagtttATTCTGGCCATGCATCTAGTGGACATGGCCAAGACCGCCCAACCCTTACCTCTGACACTACCCATAGAACTAATACCACCATCACAGAg GGGTGCTGTGAATGGGACCAGTTTATCTCTCTATGCTGGCATCACTGAAGAACTGGAGGCTGAGCCACCACAGAAAACCAAAAGCaact tatCGTTTGAGGATAAATTCAAGGCCAACCTGGAGCGAGGGAACGCGGAGCTGGAGAAAAGACGACAGGCTCTGCAGGAcgcacagaggagagaggaggaaagacgccagcagaaggagagagaggagcgagagaggagagagcgggaggccagagagcaggaggagaggaggaggaaggaggaggagaggaggctggagcggcagagggagctggagagacagaaagaggaggagaggctgaaggagatggagagaaaagag GCAGCGCAGCGTGAGTTGGAGCGCCAGAGGAAGGAggaatgggagaggaggaggagaggagagctgctgaGCCAGAAGAGTCAGGAGCAGGAGGACATCGGCAGACTAAAAACCAGGAAGAGGAACCTGGAGATGGAGCTGGAGGCTGTG GGTAACAAACACAGGCAGATCTCTGAGCGGCTGCATGATGCTCAGAGCAAGAGGACGGTGCAGCGGAGCGAGCTGGAGCGGACCAACCAGAGACGAGACACAAGCAGACTGGACATCAACTCCCTGCAGAGACAACTAGAG GAGTACCAGAGGAAGCTGTCCCAGCTGACTCCAGAACAGCAGAGGCTCAGTGACAAACTGAGGAACATGGCCCTCAACAACCTGCCAG TCTCCACCATGTCCACGCTGAAGCGCAGCGCCAGTGAGAAGGACGGAGTGTGTCGCAAACTGAAGCAGCAGCTGGATGCTCTGGAGAACGAGACGGCCGCTAAACTGGCCGACATGGACCACTACCAGAACGACATACAG TATGGGGATGCTGATGACTGCCTGCTtcatggtctcctctctctggtcAACTGCCTTAGTAACCTCTTCTACCTCCTAAAG GATCTGAGAGAGAGCCAGCGGAAGCAGCAGTCGGCTCTGGATAAACTACGGAGCATCAAAGAGGACAAACGGAGAGaactggagagacagagggcgcaggaggaggagaggaagaggagggaggaggaggaggcccaAAG gTGCATTAAGCTGGAGAAGGAGCGTCTCTGGCAGAAAAagctgcagagagaggaggaggagagacagatgaggctgcaggaagagagggaggccaaactgagagaggaggaggagaaagaggtgcAGGCCCGCCTCTTAGCTGCTAAAGAACAGGCAGAACGAGAACgcagagcggaggagaggagagagcaggataggaggctgcaggaggagaggagaagactggaggaagaggagaggaatatgagggaggaggagagaaggaaacaggaggaggagaggaagagaaaggatgaggagaggagagaggaagagaggcggcagcaggaggagaggaggaagcaaGAAGAGGAGGATTGgcgcaggagagaggaagagaggaagaggttagaggaggagatggcgagagagaaggaggaagaggagaagaggcggCAGCGGGCTGCGGACGCAGCAATCCGAgatgcagaggagaggaagaaagtggaggaggagaggagaaggcagGAAGAGGTGGACAGGAAGAGgcgtgaggaggacaggaagagagtggaggaggagaggaaggaggaagagaggaggcggcggcggcaggaggaggaggaggaggagaggaagctgAAGGAAGAAGCGAAGAGGAagctggaggaggagaagaggagaagacaggaggaggcgTTGCGGCAACCGAGTGCAGGGAAGACAAACATCCATGACAAACTGTCAGCCCTTCTcagaggactagaggagaggaaag GTGGTCTGCAGCCCCAGGCCATGGAGCATAGGAAATCTGCGGCGCTCACTTCCTTCCGGGCGCTCTACCCCTTCACCGCTCGCAACCAGGATGAACTCAGCTTCGAAGCCGATGAGCTCATCGAG GTGGATGAGAGTACGGAGCGGGAGCAGGGTTGGCTGTATGGCTGTCGGCAGGGGAAGATGGGCTGGTTCCCAGAGAGCTACGTGGAGAGACAGGCCAAACCAGAGACACCTGCTGCTGCTGTTAATAACGCAACTACAGCTGCCACTACCACTGCTGTTGCTACTACTGCTGTTTATGCTGCTGTTGCTAAACAGGCCCCCAGACCACAACTCTCCACCCCCAAACACACAGG GAAACCCGGGGGAGACCCTACCATGCCAACGGGACAGAACTCCGCCTTCACTCCTACACACGCCCCTCACCACGCCCCCTTGGATCAGATACAG GTGGCGGGTAGCCTGCAGGCCCAGGCTCTGTGTTCGTGGACAGCTAAGACAGAGAGCCATCTGAACTTCAATAAGGATGATGTGATCTGGGTGCTGGAGCAGCAGGACAGCTGGTGGCTGGGGGAGCTCAACGGGGTGCAAGGCTGGTTCCCCAAAACATATGTCACACTCCTGGGAGACAATGAAGACACCACCAA CTCGATAAATTCCCCTCCTGATGGCTCTGAAGCCACAGATGCTGCTCAACAGGAAG AGTACGTGGCGCTGTACACCTATGAGAGCCCAGAGCCTGGCGACCTGACATTTAGGGAGGGGGATGTCATCCTGGtgacccagagagagggagagtggtggAGCGGCGGCATCGGAGACCGCACCGGGGTGTTCCCTTCTAACTACGTCAAACCCAAAGAGACGGAC ACATCCAGCAACTCTGGAAAGTCAGGTCAGCCTGGGAAGAAACCAG AGATAGCCCAGGTGAGCACAACATACACGGCCACGGGGACAGAGCAGCTCAGCCTGGCGCCAGGACAGCTTATCCTCATCCTCAGCAAGAACCCCACCGGCTGGTGGCTCGGAGAACTGCAG GCGCGGGGAAAGAAGCGTCAGAAGGGTTGGTTTCCTGCCTCGCACGTCAAAATGCTGGGATCCAACAGCGGAAAGTCCACGCCAGCACCTCtaccag TGTGTCAGGTCATTGCCATGTACGACTATAAGGCAGCCAACGAGGACGAGATGAGCTTCTCCAAGGGTCAACTGATCAGTGTGTTCGACAAGAACGACCCCGATTGGTGGAAAGGGGAGGTCAACGGGGTCACCGGTCTGTTCCCAACCAATTACGTCAAGATGACCACTGCCGACACCGACCCCAGCCAGCAAT ggtgtgCTGACCTGAACAGTCTAGACTCTATGAGTCCccaggagaggaagagacagggctACATCCACGAGCTCctccagacagaggagagatatgTAGAGGACCTACAGATAGTCATGGAg GTGTTCCATAAGCCCATGTCCGAGTCGGGCCGTCTGACAGAGGCAGAGATGGCCATGATCTTCGTCAACTGGAAGGAGCTCATCGCCTGCAACACCAAACTGCTGAA gGCTCTGCGTGTGCGTAAGAAGACGGGGGGTGACAACATGCCTGTCCAGGTGATCGGGGACATCTTGGCGTCCGAGCTGGCTCACCTCCAGCCTTACATCCGGTTCTGCTCCTGCCAACTCAACGGTGCAGCTCTGCTACAGAGCAGGACTGACAACCAACAGGACTTTAAAGACTTCCTCAAG AAAATCGCCACAGACTACCGCTGTAAAGGCATGCCCTTGTCCAGCTTCCTGCTGAAGCCCATGCAGAGGATCACACGCTACCCTCTACACATCAAAAAT ATCCTGGAGAGTACCCAGGAGGAGCATGCAGACCGCAGGCCTCTGAGAGAGGCTCTGGAGCGGGCTGAGGAGCTGTGTTCTCAGGTCAACGAGGGAGTCAGGGAGAAGGAGAATTCCGACAGGCTGGAGTGGATACAGTCTCACGTACAGTGTGACGGAGTCACAGAG AACCTGGTGTTTAACTCTCTGACTAACTGCCTGGGGCCCCGTAAGCTGCTCCACAGTGGGAAGGTGTATAAGGTGAAGAGCAATAAGGAGCTGTGGGCTTTCCTCTTTAACGACTTCCTGCTGCTCACCCACGCTGCCAAACAGTTCAGCTCCTCAGGACCAGACAAGCTCTTCAGCACTAAGAACAACACCCAGCTCAAGATGTATAAACCG CCGGTGTTCCTCAACGAGGTTCTCGTGAAGTTGCCTGACCCCTCGAGCGAAGAGCCCTTCTTCCACATCTCCCACATCGACCGGGTCTACAGCCTCAAAACCGAGAACATCAACGAGAG GACGGCCTGGGTGCAGAAGATTAAAGCTGCCTCGGAGGACTTCTTAGAGACCgataagaaaaagagagagaaggcatACCAag ctcGTTCCCTGAAGGCCAGTGGAATCGGCCGGCTGTTAGTCACCATCCTGGAGGCCACTGAACTCAAGTCCTGCAAATCCAACG gTAAGAGTAACCCTTACTGCGAGGTAACCATGGGGGCTCAGATCTACACCTCTAGGACCCTCAGTGACACGGTCAACCCCAAGTGGAACTTCAACTGTCAGTTCAACATCAGAGATTTGTACCAGGACGTCCTTTGCATCACCATCTTCGAGAGGGACCAGTTCTCCCCTGACG ACTTCCTGGGTCGTACGGAGGTTCCCGTGGCGACCATAAAGAAGGAGTTGGAGAACAAGGGTCCTGCGACGCGCCGTCTGCTCCTCCACGAGGTCCCCACTGGAGAGGTGTGGGTCCGCCTCGACCTGCAGCTCTTTCAAAACAGAGCATCCAAATAA